One genomic window of Magnolia sinica isolate HGM2019 chromosome 3, MsV1, whole genome shotgun sequence includes the following:
- the LOC131240478 gene encoding protein SULFUR DEFICIENCY-INDUCED 1 isoform X1 codes for MQIQANSKISPRKGEKRELFHVIHKVPYGDSPYVRAKHVQLVEKDPEAAIVWFWKAINAGDKVDSALKDMAVVMKQLDRTEEAIEAIKSFRDRCSKQAQESLDNVLIDLYKKCGRVEEQIELLKRKLWMIYQGDAFNGKATKTARSHGKKFQVSIKQETSRVLLLMPWQGNLGWAYMQQSNYAAAEAVYRKAQQIEPDANKSCNLSKCLIKQGRYDEARSILDNVLQGRILGYDDCRTSTRANELLQEIESQQPDLPSLPMDLNLEEVIVEGLDQLMSEWAPSRSRRLPIFEEISKFWDQVAC; via the exons atgcaaATCCAAGCGAATTCGAAGATTTCTCCTCgaaaaggagaaaagagagagcttttTCACGTTATTCACAAGGTTCCCTACGGAGACAGCCCCTATGTTCGAGCCAAACACGTTCAG TTGGTGGAGAAGGATCCAGAAGCTGCGATTGTTTGGTTTTGGAAGGCAATTAATGCCGGAGATAAAGTCGACAGCGCACTTAAAGACATGGCGGTGGTGATGAAGCAACTAGATCGGACCGAAGAAGCTATCGAAGCCATCAAGTCATTTAGGGATCGTTGCTCCAAACAAGCCCAAGAATCCCTAGACAATGTCCTCATTGACCTCTACAAG AAATGCGGGCGAGTTGAAGAGCAGATTGAGTTGTTGAAGCGGAAGCTTTGGATGATATATCAAGGTGACGCCTTCAATGGCAAGGCCACCAAGACGGCCCGGTCTCATGGCAAGAAGTTCCAGGTCTCAATCAAGCAAGAGACTTCTAGAGTCTTG CTTCTTATGCCATGGCAGGGAAATTTGGGGTGGGCTTACATGCAACAATCAAACTATGCGGCAGCTGAAGCCGTATACCGAAAAGCCCAACAGATTGAACCTGATGCTAACAAGAGCTGCAACCTGAGCAAATGCTTAATCAAGCAGGGCCGGTATGATGAGGCACGGTCCATTCTCGATAATGTTCTCCAAGGGAGAATTTTGGGCTACGATGACTGCAGGACATCGACTCGGGCCAACGAATTGTTACAAGAAATCGAATCGCAGCAGCCAGACCTTCCTTCATTGCCTATGGACCTTAACCTGGAAGAAGTGATCGTCGAAGGGCTTGATCAGCTAATGAGTGAGTGGGCCCCATCACGATCAAGGAGACTGCCCATCTTTGAAGAGATCTCTAAGTTTTGGGATCAAGtggcttgttga
- the LOC131240478 gene encoding protein SULFUR DEFICIENCY-INDUCED 1 isoform X2, with protein sequence MQIQANSKISPRKGEKRELFHVIHKVPYGDSPYVRAKHVQLVEKDPEAAIVWFWKAINAGDKVDSALKDMAVVMKQLDRTEEAIEAIKSFRDRCSKQAQESLDNVLIDLYKKCGRVEEQIELLKRKLWMIYQGDAFNGKATKTARSHGKKFQVSIKQETSRVLGNLGWAYMQQSNYAAAEAVYRKAQQIEPDANKSCNLSKCLIKQGRYDEARSILDNVLQGRILGYDDCRTSTRANELLQEIESQQPDLPSLPMDLNLEEVIVEGLDQLMSEWAPSRSRRLPIFEEISKFWDQVAC encoded by the exons atgcaaATCCAAGCGAATTCGAAGATTTCTCCTCgaaaaggagaaaagagagagcttttTCACGTTATTCACAAGGTTCCCTACGGAGACAGCCCCTATGTTCGAGCCAAACACGTTCAG TTGGTGGAGAAGGATCCAGAAGCTGCGATTGTTTGGTTTTGGAAGGCAATTAATGCCGGAGATAAAGTCGACAGCGCACTTAAAGACATGGCGGTGGTGATGAAGCAACTAGATCGGACCGAAGAAGCTATCGAAGCCATCAAGTCATTTAGGGATCGTTGCTCCAAACAAGCCCAAGAATCCCTAGACAATGTCCTCATTGACCTCTACAAG AAATGCGGGCGAGTTGAAGAGCAGATTGAGTTGTTGAAGCGGAAGCTTTGGATGATATATCAAGGTGACGCCTTCAATGGCAAGGCCACCAAGACGGCCCGGTCTCATGGCAAGAAGTTCCAGGTCTCAATCAAGCAAGAGACTTCTAGAGTCTTG GGAAATTTGGGGTGGGCTTACATGCAACAATCAAACTATGCGGCAGCTGAAGCCGTATACCGAAAAGCCCAACAGATTGAACCTGATGCTAACAAGAGCTGCAACCTGAGCAAATGCTTAATCAAGCAGGGCCGGTATGATGAGGCACGGTCCATTCTCGATAATGTTCTCCAAGGGAGAATTTTGGGCTACGATGACTGCAGGACATCGACTCGGGCCAACGAATTGTTACAAGAAATCGAATCGCAGCAGCCAGACCTTCCTTCATTGCCTATGGACCTTAACCTGGAAGAAGTGATCGTCGAAGGGCTTGATCAGCTAATGAGTGAGTGGGCCCCATCACGATCAAGGAGACTGCCCATCTTTGAAGAGATCTCTAAGTTTTGGGATCAAGtggcttgttga